Part of the Halodesulfurarchaeum formicicum genome is shown below.
CCGCGACGAGAACCATTCCTCCGACAAAGAGAACCAGAAGTATTTGGCGCCGTGACATTGGACAGTCTAAACGACGTTTGTTCTCGAGAAGGATTTACCGATTGTATAACCTGGTTAGAACTGATAAGAGCCACACATTCATTCCGACTTTCTATCACAGATAGTTGGTTCCGGTGTCTGTTATATGCCTATTGGGAATTAGATGGGAGGAAATACGCATATATCGAGACAACAGGGCAGGGCTGGGAAACGGGTGGTTGTCCAGAAGAATATCAGAACACCGAGGCATATTTATACCAAGTTTAGGATTCGCGAGATTACTTCATACCAAAAAACCTGTGCAAAATACGAGCTCTGGATTCAGCATGGCTCCAAGAACATATCCCCATTTGAGGATTACAACAGAAACAGTGTACTCTATTCGCCTTTTGATTACGACTGTCATTCTCTCAAGGTAACAGACGCGATTCTCTAACGTTCACTTCTCCTCGCAGATGTATGGATAAAAGGTGGCCTCGGCACTCACGACTCACAATCTATCCATAGGCCTAGGTGCATCCAGTCGTAATTGTCTGTTGTGAGACACTATGAGTGATGAAGAGCCACAGCAGACCGAGTGGGAGACCGAGGTCGGATTGTCCGAAGAGACGGCCTATGTCGCGTTGTACCCCAGTCGCAAGCACGCCGAAGAGTGGATGGAAGAGGCAGAAGAGCAGGGATACGGGAGTCGGTCGAAGTATATCTACGAACTGATACAAGAGGCCCGCGCTGCCCGTCAAGAGGGGTTCCTCGCGTACAGTCAGAACGAGTCGAAGGTCGAGGAACTCCAACTGCAAGTCGAGCAGTTACAGGACGACCTCGAAAACGCGCAGAACTCCGAACCGGGTGAGATCGATATCGAACACGAGGAGTTCGTCACCGCGTTCCTCACCGACCGCTACCAGGAGTTCGAAAGCATTCTCAAGGAAGTTACTGGGAGCGGCGTCCTCACGGGAATCGTCAAAGACGCCGTCGAGGAGCAACTGTTCGACCTCGCGGAAGAGAACAAGGTCGAATACAAGCAGGGCTACGGCTGGCGACTCGCTCACGACGACGCTGATGCGGAGGTGGTTGAGGCATGACGGGCACGACCCGCGAGAAGATTTACGAGAACGAGCACGACGCGGTCAACGACTTCATCGAACGTAAGCAGGCGATGGGTCGCAGTCGTCGAACGCTCAACGCCTACTCCCGAACGCTGAAATCGTTCTTTCACGAGGAGTTCCCCGACCTCGCGCCCGAAGATGTCGAGGTGCGCCACATCGAGGACTACGTCGGGAAGCTCGCTGCTCGTGACCTCTCGCAGAACACGAAGCGTAGATACCTCGAATCGCTGTCGTCGTTCTACGGGTGGACGATGAAGCGCACGCGGTTCGAGAATATCACCGGCAATCCCGCAGCGGTCGTCCTCGAAGAAATCCCGCAGAAGTACCGCGAGCGTCCCGATTGTGCGACGTGGGAGAGCGCGAAGAAAATCGTCCACAACATCGCCGACCCGCGGAACAAGGCAATCGCCGTCATTCTCGCAAAGACGGGTTGCCGGATTCGTGAGGCACTCGAAATCGAACAGGATGACCTGATGCTCGACGACGGATTCATTCGTCTGCGAGAGCGCAAGGGTGGGAGTCAGACGGTCGTCCCTGTGGACGAGGAAGTGAAACACGCCATCAAGCGGTATCGCCTCGTTCGCCCGGACAACGACTCCGAGTACCTGTTCCTGAGCATCCAGGGCAATCGTGTCCAGACGACACAGGTGCAGCGGGCTGTTCGTGACGCTGCGGTCAGGGCAGGCGTGATGGAAGAAGGCGAGACGCGCTTTCACCGCAAGTTCACGCCTCACACGTTCCGGACGGTATTCACGACCCTAATGCGTCAAGAGGAGATGAGTGACCACATCTTGCAGTACATCAGAGGTGACGCCAATAACCGAACCATGGACGTGTATACTCGTGTCTCGCGGGACGAGGCAAGGCAGGAATATCTTGAGTGTATCAAGTCTCTCGGTTTGTCTGTCAGTCGACGGTGAGGAGATCCGTCACTTCGTTCTGCAACTCTGTTCGTCCGGCAGCAGCTCCCCGACCGTCGCCGCGAACACCTCCTCGCTATTGACTACGCCGCGGATGAGCGTGTCCCCGGTCCCAAACGCCGCTACGAGCTCGCGACAATCACCGCACACCGACACCGGCTCCTCCTCTGACACGACAGTCCCCTCGATGATACTGCCGGCACCGTCCGACAGCGCCGTTTTCACCGCTAGCTCCAGCTCGTGGCTGGTCTGCCGCTGGTCCGGCGTCTCGATCCGGGCCGCTGCATAGATCGCACCACCTGCTGTCAACACCGCAGCACCGCGGTCCGGGCCGTCGCCGACAGTGTTCGGGGCGACATCCTCGGCCGCCTCCAGCAGTTTCTCCGCACGGCTCTCGCTCTCATCGGTCAGCGGGATACCGAGATCGTCCAGCGACAGCCGCCGGACCTTCCCCACAGACCGGATACGATTCTGGTCGCCGAGTCGACTCTGGTCACTCATGCTCTCTGAAATCTTCTGAACCGAGGTCTACCGCGCCCATCTCGTACAGGTGCTGGAACTCGTCCGACGCACGCCCGTAATAAAACTCCTCGCAGAACGCATCGACCAGTGTGTTCCCGTCCGGTGCGTGGGCGCTGAACGTGTAGTCTCGGAATAGGAACCCGGCCAACGCCTCAACCGGGATCCGCGTACTATTGCAGAAATGGGTACATGCCGGTATCCAATGTTCATCGACAAGCGACCACGTTGCCCCGTGTCCTGATCCGTCGACGTTCGCCACATCCCGGAGCGGAGAGGTGTCGCGCAGGGAGGATGGCGCGTACGTCCCGGCGACGTTCTCATTGAACCGGAGCGTCGGCCAGTTCGGGTCATCTGCCTCTTTGAACGGGACAAAGTACGGCTTATCGCCGTCAGCAACACGAAAAAACGCGTCGAAGAACTCGTTGTACTCGAACTCCAGGCCCGTCGTCCGCCCCTCCTGTCCAGCTTCGCGGACCAAGCACAAGTACCCCGGGAAGTGGCGGTGGACTGGTAGCTCCACCAGCTCGTCGATGCAGTCGCGGACCGCCTCTTCGGTCAATACGTATTCTGTCATGGTCTCATGGGATGACTATCCATCGAAGTGGGAGTCGTCTAGGTCCACGCCGACGGCCCGGTAACCGAGCTCGTCCGCGGCTTCGAGCGTGGTCCCAGACCCCGCAAACGGGTCCATCACGAGGCCCGGTAGCTTGTCGACCTCGCAGTCGCAGTCCGTCCATCCCTTTGTCGTCGGCTTCGGGAACGTGAACTCCCGGAAATACCCGCCGAGGACCTTCTTCGCGTTGTCAGCCAGCTCCTGCACGTCCTCGGCGTTCCGACCGGCGCCGTCCTGGAATTCCTTCGCCTTCCCGGCATCGGAGATGCCGACCTTCTGGATCGCGTTGAGGTGCTTCTTCTCCAGCTGAACATCATCGATGGCCTCCTCGGCAGCACGTTCCGAATCGTACACCTCCTCGCTCTCCGTGATGGTGTCGTCACCGGAGGTCAGTCGCCAGCGGTACTCGCCGTCCTCGTCTTCGTACGCCTCGAAGTTATCCCGGTTTTTGGCCACCTTGTAGATCTCCAGCGCCCGCCTGGCCTGTGTCCGGGACGTGTCGAGGTTGATCGGGTCGCGCTCCAGCTCCCGGTCGGCGGTGTGGCCGCACTCCGGACAGACGGCTGGCGGGCAGGCGAGCGTGATAATCCGGCGGACGAGGTCGGTCGGGAACGGCGCCAGGTGGTCGCCGGTGTTCCGGTCGTGCGCGATCTCCCAGACATCGCCACCGTTCGATCCATTGCCGTACGCCTTCGAGTACCCGTACAGGTCGTAGAAGTAGTCGTGATCGTTGGTCAGATGGAAGATGGCTTCATGTCGGTTCGCCAGTCGATCCTTCGCTGAAGACGGGATACCGTTCTTTTTCTCCCAGACGATCTCGTTCCGGATGGTCCAGCCGTCGTTCCGAGCTTCCTGCACGAACATCCCCGGGATGCCGGTGATGCTGCGGCGCTTGTACGTATCCCCGACGTTCAGGAAGATCGAGCCGCCCGGCCGGAGGAACTCCCGCCACTTGTCGAGCGCGGCCACGAGGTCCTCGACGTACTCCTGTGCCGAGTCCTCCTGTCCCAGCTGGTCCTCGACCCCGTAGTCACGTTTCTGCCAGTACGGTGGCGACGTGATGATCAGATCAACGCTGTTCGGTGCGACATCGATCGCGTGCTCGTGGTCAGCGTCTACGTCCGGCTCGATCTTGGTCGCGTCCGCCTGGTGGACGGTAAGTTCCGCGCCGTCCGGTTTTGTTCCGATCGGTCCCTGCGCCGTCTTCAGTTCATCGAGAGACGGTGGCTCCCGCCGGAGTTCATCGAAGAACTCCTGCAGCTCCTCCAGTAACCCCTTCGCCTGCTCGGGGTGCTCCTGGAATACTGACTCGATATCATGGACGTCGGATGCACTAGAGACTGACCCCTCGAACCCGCCCAGCTGCATCTGCTTCTCGATAAGCGCCTTCCGGTCGCCAAGAAGGTTCTCGGATAAAATGTCGCTGAGAGCGTCAATCTCGTCATCAAGGTCGCGTTCCGCTAGTGCCTCGCTAACCACATCATCGTAGGAAAGTGAAGAGTCGCCAGATGCATCATCACTCATTGTATAATCCTGGGTCCGTCCTCGTACTTAGTGACTTCGACATTCCGTTCGACGAAGCGAGGCGACATAATGGTTTTGCCGCCACGGGGCCAGTCGACGACCCACTCGACGAAGCAAGCCGATACGTTGACTCGTGGCGGTCCTGGCATCCGTCTATCCTTCTTGCTCTTTGAGCGCTGCCTCTATCTGGGCGTCTTCTGGTATGTTCTCGTCGTTGACCCGACACAGATGGTACGCGTGCCTTACGAACTTCACCTTCGAGCTTGGGTCCTCGTACGTTGGGAAGCGGCGGTTGACCTGCGCCGCCACCTCGTCCAGTTCTGGGTTCGGCTTCACGTCCTTCCAGACACGGATCTCCCGGTTCATCGGGACGAACCCGACTTGCTGCGCGTTCTCCAACACGCTCCGGGCATCCTCAACGGAGTCGGCGTTGTACTTCAGCTTCCCGAGCATCGTGACGCGGCCGGTCTCGGGTAGATCCCGGTCGGGAAACAGCTCGTAGATGTTGTTCGCGGTGAGGAGCGTATCACCAT
Proteins encoded:
- a CDS encoding tyrosine-type recombinase/integrase translates to MTGTTREKIYENEHDAVNDFIERKQAMGRSRRTLNAYSRTLKSFFHEEFPDLAPEDVEVRHIEDYVGKLAARDLSQNTKRRYLESLSSFYGWTMKRTRFENITGNPAAVVLEEIPQKYRERPDCATWESAKKIVHNIADPRNKAIAVILAKTGCRIREALEIEQDDLMLDDGFIRLRERKGGSQTVVPVDEEVKHAIKRYRLVRPDNDSEYLFLSIQGNRVQTTQVQRAVRDAAVRAGVMEEGETRFHRKFTPHTFRTVFTTLMRQEEMSDHILQYIRGDANNRTMDVYTRVSRDEARQEYLECIKSLGLSVSRR
- a CDS encoding cytidine/deoxycytidylate deaminase family protein, which translates into the protein MSDQSRLGDQNRIRSVGKVRRLSLDDLGIPLTDESESRAEKLLEAAEDVAPNTVGDGPDRGAAVLTAGGAIYAAARIETPDQRQTSHELELAVKTALSDGAGSIIEGTVVSEEEPVSVCGDCRELVAAFGTGDTLIRGVVNSEEVFAATVGELLPDEQSCRTK
- a CDS encoding DNA methyltransferase, which produces MSDDASGDSSLSYDDVVSEALAERDLDDEIDALSDILSENLLGDRKALIEKQMQLGGFEGSVSSASDVHDIESVFQEHPEQAKGLLEELQEFFDELRREPPSLDELKTAQGPIGTKPDGAELTVHQADATKIEPDVDADHEHAIDVAPNSVDLIITSPPYWQKRDYGVEDQLGQEDSAQEYVEDLVAALDKWREFLRPGGSIFLNVGDTYKRRSITGIPGMFVQEARNDGWTIRNEIVWEKKNGIPSSAKDRLANRHEAIFHLTNDHDYFYDLYGYSKAYGNGSNGGDVWEIAHDRNTGDHLAPFPTDLVRRIITLACPPAVCPECGHTADRELERDPINLDTSRTQARRALEIYKVAKNRDNFEAYEDEDGEYRWRLTSGDDTITESEEVYDSERAAEEAIDDVQLEKKHLNAIQKVGISDAGKAKEFQDGAGRNAEDVQELADNAKKVLGGYFREFTFPKPTTKGWTDCDCEVDKLPGLVMDPFAGSGTTLEAADELGYRAVGVDLDDSHFDG